The DNA window TTAAGTTTTCATAAGAATATTGCGGTAATCGTTCCCTTAAGACGTGGAATACtgcattttcaaaactatattttgaaatattcaattCAGATTTCATCTTACGCCAGATATTAAGCATATGCCTACCCATTATTTTGACCCCTGCAACGCGATCGTAGTTCCATCTATTAATACGTTCTCTTGGGCCCTTTGCAGCTATTCTTGAAATCATGATATCCATAGGTATATCATATGCAAAGTTAGCACGAGCCAATAGATATCCCCACGATAACTTGTTAACTTCATAACCAGATAAGATATCGGGATCAATAATGAGAACCAAATCTGAAAATGCTTGAAGTAGTAACTCTTCCGATTCAAATACAGCTACGTCCACATTTCCACAGGCCTGTAGAATTAAAGATTCGAATctcttttcattttcatccaTAAAAATCATAATGCCTTCTTTGGATACACTGGAGAGTCTTTGTGCAGAGCAACCATTCATGGACCAAAAGATTATCTTAACAGGATCTAATTCTGGATTGGGTAATTTCGAATTTCTTGTAAGGATATGAAGTTCTAAGGATAGGTGTACAATTAAATTATCATCACCAAAGCTCTTGAGGTTTTCGGAGGGAATGTTAACTGATCCAAGAGGTACACCCTTTTCTTGACTAGGTCCTTCGATTTGAGACGCTCTTGGCAAGTTCGCTGGAGTTATTTCTAAAACTTCTGCGTATTTTGGTACGTTGGGTATATATAACCAACGGCTCAATCCTTGAGATGAAATATTCAAGTCATATTTGGATGACTCAAAATTACCAACTCTgtcaaatttttctttgcAACTTATATGATTAGATGTGATTGAGATTCTTGTATCTGGGTTTAAATACctttttctgtttctaAGGTCTACTGGATTAGAAAAATAAGGCTCCTGGTATTCAATCGTTGGTAATCCATTGTCCTTGATATCATTCACAATTGAATCATAACTTAAAGGCAAGTTTTTGTATCGataatatggatatatGTACTGTATACCATTATTCAGCGGTTTGCATTGCCATATATTCTTACTGGATTGTGACGGCACCAATTTATTGTTTTGTAGCTTCCTCCTCTTAACAAAGCCTTTGGTAAGTTGAGAATCGTCAAAATTCGTATTCTTTTGAGGCattttttcagtttgaTTATCTATCAAGTCGATAGGTATATCTGTGTAATCTATTTCgtccaacaacaatatatCTAAATCACttaaatcttcatctgtGCATGAAACAATTTGAGTTGCCGTTTGAAATTCATTCTGTTTATAATCAAAACTAATAGGTATGCAAGGCCACAGTTCTGGAATTGCAGCTGCAGTTGTCACTAATGAATTAATCCATGGTGGAGtatcaacaaaattctGAAACTCTGGTAGTTTCCCATTGTTTTTCCCggttttatttttggcTCTTTCATAAAAGCGCTTTAACTCAGCATCAACACTCCAACTAGTTGCACATTCGACCCGATCGAGATCATTTGGAGTAGAATATGTATCCAACTTGAGGACTTTTCGGAGATGTAAAACATCCTTCCATAAatgttttgttgaagacaCATATGATTTAGTGTCGGTAGTATTTCCTAAACCAAGGacatcaacaaaatcatgATGAATATTGCGGTATTCTATATCATCGCGATTTCTAATAAACTGAGGAATAACATCTATTTCCAACACACAGTTTCCGACACGTTCAAAGTCATGAGTCTGCAAAACGTTTTCTGTTTCGGATAAGAATTGATTAAAAAAGGACTCAAGATACCCGTCAGATATTAAGTTATCAAAGCCATCAAATTGATTCAATATCGGTTTTCTAAAGTAAcattttgataatttgagCCAGGAACAACCAAACAAATTATAGTCTGTAGACATTTGTAAAAGATATGGGATATGGGACTCGTAAACTTCGAGCTTtttatcaaataataaCCCTTGGCGTAACATATCAGATAATGTGACAACATAATTAGGATTCAAAAGAGAAATCTTGTAGAAGGCTGACCAACCGACATGGAAACCATAAAATGGGATACCTTTGACCAAAGACACATTAGCAACATATCTTAGATCTTGTATTGTTTCCTCGGACCTTTCAGGGGCACCATTAGGCTGAGTATTATTAGCCTTCCGTAATGCAAGTTCTAATAGTATATGTAGCTCCTGGCAGTCATTGATTGGTACATTTATAGAATTATCCTGATTAGAGTCGAACCGAACAAATATGTAAGGGAATACACCATGCAAGTGACACAAAACGGTATAACCCCCTGGCAATGAGCCATAAAGCCTAATTATTGGCGCCTCGAGGAACTTCCTATTAGGTAAACTATTTCCACACTGCCTATCTAAGATCGTGGGACTACTTTGATAAGTATCATAGTCATTCCACTGTATTTGGATTAGACTGCCAGACTCACTATCATTCATTACTGAATAGGTGCAGTCATATTATACGCAACTGGTGCGGTATTTGGTTATCGGCTTTGCTCTTGCTGTATAGGGTttatattgtatatttaaaTGTAACGAACGATGTCCGGTCCTGGAATAATTTCTTGCTGTTTCATCTCTAATGGCAGCCAACCCGACAAGAGTGTTCAAGAATGGATATTAAGAATACAatcgtatatataaagGTACCTGGTCGAAGGTGGGATGGGTTTGTTGATCACCCAAAGTTTCGGTGGAACTAcgaacaagaaaagaagctgTGGTCATTAGTGTCAACTCTGGATAATAAGGATGAAATTGATTGGGAGTTACTGGTTAAAGAGCTAAAAGCACCGGAGTTCTTTCTGAGAAAGAGAACGTATAAACTGTTCAGCAATCATCTGAAATCACTAGAAAGACAAGTCCATAATAGAACATCTGTTAGTCCTCATAGTATGGGATTAGTCGATGATATGGACCCCCAACCGGTAACTTTGAGCACTAAAGTTCCTAAAGAGACAAACGCTTTAGATAACCTgcatatattgaaaagcGTGCGTCCGAAACCACCTAGAGATGAAGATGTGGTTGATAGCTCTGGCACCAGTGAGTTGTCTAGTTTGAGTGTTAGCAAGTCCGCTCTGGAGGAAGCCTTAATGGATCGATTGCAACTCTAGGCTACACCTACTACATTGGCATTCGAAAAACcaatttgttttcaaaattttacGACGTTGATGTATTGGAAGATCCAGTATACCCTTGTAATCTATGCACAGTTCGTCTCCCATCTTTACATCCTTGTTTAGCACAAAGTTCATTACATTTCCGATACGTttttttgacaaattaGGTGCACAAGAATGATTGAAAAATGACCCCTCTGGAAGCATCCAATAGCCTAGATATTCTCGATTATCAAATGCTTCATTTTCTTGCCATATTCCAAAGGAATTCCCATACTCGCTTCCCAATATCTTTCTAAACAACTCCCGAGTCATTAGAGACTTCAAGTTTTCAGGCAAAGTGACATACAAGAACATATAAACTTCCGTTTGGAACTTCAGTAACACTGGGAATTCACATATTTTCTGCAGTTCATTAGACTGAAGATTCATAAAAGATTTATACATTGGTGAATCCCGCTCCATatgttttaatttaaataaGCATTCCGCCACAAACCGGGCACAAGAGTAATGTTCCTCATCTAGAACCACCTTCATCGCCTCCAGTCTAGCAGGTAATTTTACGCCGTTGATCTGCGGTATCCATTTCTTTTCTACCTTATCCCAAGCCCTCTCAATACTCGAAGAAGTAATAATATCCCCGCCGTCTACCGTCCCTTCCTCCACCATAACCTTTTTGTTCCGTTTGCATCTCTGTAAACTACTGGATATTGCCTCAAACACTTCTAGCAAGTCACTTATGTGCTTCGTACTTAAAAATTCGTCTCTACACAGCTCATTACAAAACCACATACCAGCTCCGGTAAACGTCCTGTGAACTTTCATGCCCAGCTTTTCAGCCTGCTCAGAGTTAACCCTAatcttcatcgtctttCCATGATCGTAGTGAAAACAGTAATGGCATACTTCCTTTCTGAATCCATAACATATAGTTGACCCGATTGCCCTTTGAAGTTGTAGAACCGTCATTCCTTTCTTTAAGTCCTGGTTAGCGAAGCACGTACGCCCGCTATGCCGCGTGGACTTTACATCAAAATACTCAGATAATTGTATATCCTCTTGCATAATACGATTAACCTTTATTATAACAACTGGCTTCCTGTTTTTCGTTCTGAATGcatcaataataaatcTAGTTCTGGTAATATTTTAGTTCATGGTACGCGATTAGCTGTATTACGTATTCCAACAATTGTGCTGGCGAAACGGTTTTTCACAAAACTCTGTCCGGGTATGCTGGTATCCTTTCCGGACTATATACCGGTGCTATTCTTGATACCGGGACTGGCACCCATGAAAGCAGGTCATGACTTAAATCACAAAATACTTGAACCAATACTGATGTATCTCCTTTCCTGAGAGCTGTCCATCATTGTTTTGATCTATTATAAGATCCTTTTGTGGAGTTCATAAGTCTGCTGGTAACTCTTTGACCTCCTGCGATATTCTATAACGATTTAATATCGAAATGTCGCTTTACAAATTAATCACACCAAAAGAATTCTCTAAGCTTATTAAGAATACCACGAATTCTCGTGTGATCCCTGTTGATGCTACATGGTATTTGcctatatttaaaaaagatgGTAGGTCAGAGTTTAGGAATGTTGAAAGGATACCTAATGCAGTGTATTTCCACCTTGGAGAAGTTTCAGATAATGAGCCCAAAGCTTCACGCATGTTGCCCACTTTGGATGTCTTTAACGGTGCAATGAGTAAATTGGGTATCAAATCAGATGACACATTAGTCGTTTATGACAGGATTAATAACTTCAGTGCTTCTAGGGTTGCTTGGGTGCTAACAACTTTAGGTCATTCTAAAGTTTATTTGATGACTGGTTTCAATCAATATGTGAAGGAAGGGTACACAGTTGATCATGATAAAGTTCTCTCAGACTCCCCATATCCCGCTACTAAATACGAATCCACAAACAGTTTCAAAGGTGAGCAGGTTATTTCGTTTGAAGCTTTGTCTGAGTTGGTGTCTTCGGGCAAGATCAAGGATTATAATCTTTTTGATGCCAGATCTGAAGATCGGTTCCTAGGCGAGGAGGATGCAGGTGCTACAAATCCACCTACCTCCGGTCATGTTTTAGGTTCTCAGCCATTGCCATACATGGAAGTTTTAGATGATGGTACTTTCCCATCTGATCCAAAGAAGATGTTAGAGAAAGTAGAacaatctttgaaagagCACGGCACTCATTTTGACCGCAATCGCCCAACCATCGTAATGTGTAACTCAGGTGTTACGGCCTGTATCATAAAGACAGCTATTGAGCTCGCTAGCCTAGGTTCTGCTAAGTTGTATGACGGTTCATTTTCTGAGTGGGCCCTGAGAGCAGACCCTAAGTATATTGCAAGGGGTAAGGATTGGTAATGATTGATTCAAACCTATATAActaaattatatattacagATCACCAAGAATACTGAATAAACATATGAATATGGACTTAATAGCTATAATTCTTTCAGTGCATGGTTTTGGGTTATGATCAGTGACCGTCACCTGCAACGATTACTATGGCGGAGTTCCGTTTGGACAAAAAGTTGTTACTAAACTTTAACTAGCGTTCATTTAACTGCTACCATTATAAGCTATAAGGAATCCATATTACACTAATGACTGCTATGTCGAACATTCAGGAGTCGTTGCAGCCGATAGACTTTGACTCCCCAGTCGTTGCAGCCAAGTCTGTCTTGATTCCTCCTGGTAAGGAATGGAGGGTCAAAGTGCCAGCTGAATCCAAGCTGACAGTTAAAATCCTATATGGTATCGCAGAGCTATTTGGTACGGAACTAACTAATGATATCGAATACACATTTAAATGTGCTAATATTGCTATACTCGCTATTGATCATGTAAAATTTGAATGGAAGAGTTCAGACCCGTTGGAGCCATCTTTGTCGTCTGACACATCGATGCCCTACATCTACAACATGCATTTTGCTTTGGAAAAAATGAGGATATCAAGCTTCGATGGTCCTAGAATACTTATAGTTGGAAAATCTTCCTCAGGGAAGACTACTCTAGCCAAAACTCTCTGTGCATATGCATTAAAGAGCAAAGCTTATACCCCGATGTACGTCAATCTAAATCCACAGGAAGGTGTCTTTTCCCCGCCGGGTTGCTTAACTGCCACACCAATCTCAGATATTTTAGAGGTGGAATCCACTACCTGGGGTCAGAGTATGACCAGTGGTGCTACAAGGCTTCATAATAAGCAACCCATGGTGAAGAATTTTGGGTTGGAAGTGATTGCTGAAAATCGGGAATTGTATATTGAGATTATGGACCAGTTGGCACGGAGTGTTGATGGGAGACTGAAAAATGATCCTCATGTGAGACGGTCTGGTGTCATTGTTGATACACCACCTATATCTCATTTGGACGAAAGCTTTGTTGAATTGGAGGCAGctatcaaaaacttcaacatcGGTACGTTAGTTGTATGTGCTAGTGACGATTCCTTGGCCATCCaactaaatcaaaaatttcaaactCAGGTACGCTCCATTGTAAGAATTCCGACCAGCCCAGGAACTGTCGAAATTGATGAGGTAGCTAGAAGGGCGTTTCAAAGAAGTCAAGTTAGTGAGTATTTTTACGGAAATTTGGTTACGGTTCTAAGTCCATATACCATCGGAGTCGATCTCATGGATGTGGTAATATGGAAGCCAAAAAGTAAGCTGACTACACCTGGCATTTCCAAAACCACAAACATGATAGAATTAGATCGTGTTGAGGTTACCGCCAGTAATTTGCAACATGCTCTTGTGGCCATAACATACGCACCAAGAAAGAGTACCCCACAAGAAGTCCTGAAAAGTGATATTCTTGGATTAGCGTTGATTACAGAAGTTAACGATAGCAAAAGGAAAATGAGAATATTACTACCAGTTCCTGGCCGGTTACCTGATAAGGCAATGATTCTGACTGCATATAGATATCTAGAATAAGACCATTTATAAACTTCATTATGTCTTGGTATATTCGTTTCctgtaataataaaataaaatcacTTTGATACGCAAAATTGCTGTTGTACGAACACCAATGGCCAGCCTATAGCGGGCACTAGGTATTGATCCATTTACAACCCTCTTCATGTTTATGTTCCTTAGGTAATTCATACTGTCCTTGGCCGTTTAAAGCCCTGTGGCTTCCACTATCATCCAATACGTGATTTAGAGACAACTTCCGCCTTGAATATTAAAGTTATTATAATGTAACCTTTGATGCTATCACAAACTTCGTAGTAAGTACCACAAAAATTGTAATGGCTTTGAAGGATTCAAAGTTGTACCAGCAAATACAGTTAACGAAATGGTATGATCCACATGATGTTTCTGGTCTTTTATTAGTGTTATTCTATGCGTTGGGTACGATTGATATTGACCCTGAAATACTTCTCCGTGTACTAGATCCCACAGGTATAGGAGCGATCCACAACTATGATAAGAACTTAGATTTACATTTAACTGTTAAATTGCCAACTTTAGAAGCATTGGTTGAATTTTTACTTGAAGCAGATGAGGAGAATGCTGCTTTAACGCTAGTAACAGCGTTAGATCAAATTCCTAGTATTCATGGATTGATTCAATTGagtatattttttaaaacaagaATTGTGATAGATTCTATGAGGGATATACCAGATccatatttcaaaagagGTATTAGTAAGAAATCAATCTTTTATGTTTTATTGTCAAAGAAGTTTCGAAGTTTTAACGATGTTTATTTAAGTGGTGATATGAATCAGAAATGGAAGGAAATTAAGAGCTATAGGTCTGAATTTAAAACTTGCGAAATTTGGGATAAAATTAAGTCCAAACTTCCCGCTAAAATTACCTTTTTAACTAAAGTTTTTAACGAATCTGAAGAAAATGCATTGCCGCTCCCTGTTATACGAGTTCCAGAATCCATACAAGCTGCTGAAGTGTACCCCTGGCTTATAACTACACGTGAGCGATATGAACAGATCGTTAATATGGAATTAACTAAAATTAACACATATACTCCTCCAGATTTAACTATTCCGGAAGGTTTGGTACGCTATACTAGCTTGCATCAAAAAACTACGTTTCCTAGTGTGCTAATGGTGCAATATACCATTGCCCTCTTGAATAAAAATTACCAGGAGAGCCAGGATTTACTATTTCGAATATTTGATTATGCAGGCTCGAGCTTTGAAACTTCACAGGCGTATGATTCCGCGAGCGGGCCGTTATTTAACTCATTTATGCTAAGTCATTTATTTCGCGCTTGTGGTACCCCTCAAGCTGCTGTGAAGAGAATTGAAAATGTGGTAAAGTTAGTCAGAGAACATGGATCTCTGACTGGGGTTCAACCAATGCTATATTCTTTGTTTACCTTCTTAAAAGATTATCCCCATTTATCTGATAACCTACAGTCAGCTGTGAGTCAATTAAAGAAGTACTTTGAAAATACCGCCAGGAATTCGCTAAACAGCATCAAATTTCTCTATGCAATTGAGTCACTAATGCAATTGAGTCGAGATGCTTATATTCCCCAAGCTTTGGAAAATGCTTACAAAACTCGAATGCTATGTATGCTAGATGATAAAAGTAGACAACATGAGAACGTTGATCCATTAATAAATACTATAGAGATTTGGGATAAAATTGGGATAAAGGAAATTGCTCCGTGTTATTCGATATACACTACAAGAGCTCGTGATTATTCTGATTATCGCGGCACCTATAATGAAGTTTCAAAAGCCTTGAAGGATGGTAATGATGCGCCATTGTATTCCTGCAATACCACTTCTTGGCCATATAATGAGCAACAAAAGATCAAAAGATTGAGGATTCAGTATATGAGGCGGATCGGGGAATTGGACGAGGCTATGATGTTAGTAAACCGATATGTTGAAGATACTAGGTCTAAAATACCCGACAAATATTGGGAATTTAAATTCATGCAAGAAAAAGTATATCTATTGTTTTCTTGTGGAATGGCTGCACGATCTATCATGTTTATTATGGATATGATTAATTCTGCTGATAAATGCAAAAACCCATATCAACTCGCACAATGTTTTGTATTGTTATCAACAGCACTAGTTACCTTACGAAAATACGACGTTGCGATTCAGTTGATGAAGGGCAACATGCATACAGTTTTTCAATTTAACCACAAGGAGTTAGAGAAGAAATTCCTTGGCATCTACATTGAAGCTATGAAACACGTTGATCCACCTTCTAAGGGCGCAACGGTAGAACAGCTAGTAACCCTTTGGAATAGGCACTATGATAACAGTCAATCAACTAAATAGTCTTTATTGCTTAATCCAAAATATGGATTCTCTTCTGCTTGCATTTCGACTATTGGAACTATAGAAGGCCTCCCATGTGCACATTGGAAAGGAATATTGCACTTAGATAATTCATTAATAAGCAAAACACACTCCTCATGGGTTAAAGTATCTCCGAACATTACCGCTGACCGACAAGCTTTGCTGTTAAAAATTTCTATAAGAAGTCTGGGCATAgcattaatatatttccaCCATTGAAGGTTGTCTAACATTTCATTTGGCAATACAGTGGACTTCAGAGATGAGGCTCTAATCTTTTTGTGAGATTTTAGATCATAACCATGCTGTAGAAGaactttcttcaaatatgtaGCACAGTTTTTTGCCCTGGCATCGACAAGCCGGGGTACAAAGGTTATTAACATGATGCTTTCACCAGTAGTTTCCTCTATCGTAAAATTAAACCCccaaaatgaaaattcGTCCTTataacttttgaaaagCTCTGCTTCAGTAGATGTCACTGGGATTTTAATGCTACAGTTGACGTTTTGGTCTAATGGAAATGGTCCAAGTATGTTGATTAAGTAGTCCCTGATGTACGTTTCCAATTTAATGCGTTCATCTGCAGCATGTTGATCTAATATGAGTAACAAGGggtttttattgaattttgaaggttgcaatttcaataaaataaactttTTGTCAACTTGATTTATTACTATACAGTCTTTTAGCTGGGATTTTTTAATCTTAAAGCAGCTAGCATCGTTTTTCTTTAGATAGTCAGAGATGCTTTCATCTTCGATCTCAACTTTCGGTATGTCAGAATAAGACTGTGTCTTCTTTGCACTAGCTGTAAATACCTTCTCcttaattttttttattatagaGTATTCTATGCATTCATTGACCTTCTCCACTACAGGAACCTCTACCTTTGTCTTCTGCCTCTTTCGTCCCATAATAATACGTCCGATAAACTCCCGTTCACTTAATTTAGCGCTTTTTGTGTTCGTTCCAAGAACAATGTTTGTAGTGGGTGTTGCAACCAAATATTGTTGGCTGCTAGAGTTGTTTAACAACATGGAACTAAAAGCTTCGGATTTTGTAGCCTTTCCTGGGCCAGAAGTATCCACACAGTAGCCTTGCAATTTCAAAAAGGACTTCACCACATGTAGTATCAACGGCTGAACTACGCTTGTATGCTCTGAATCTGTAACGACTTTTGCAGGGTGCTGCATTAAGTCGCTTACAGAATTGGGACAAGCGCACTTGATTAAAAACACGGGGTAACTGCTGTAAGGTTGTCCAACACTTTTGACATCAGAAATGTAGGCATCGCTAGTACCAAAGTTTGCCGACCTAAAAATCTTGTTTAACATGACGTAAAAGCTTTTGTCTTCGTAACTTTGcttgtttatatatataaattgGTAATCCCGCGTAGGTACAGGAATGACTGAGATAATCCCATCCACTATGAAGTCCTGATATCTAGCTGAGacatatttgaagttttcaGGACCACATATGGCACCAAAGGTATTCTGAAATATTGAAGTTAGACTTTTAGACAACTGCACAGTCTTTGAGATGTTTTTAGAACATATAATCGTTTTTCGTTGCGACCCGTCAATGAATACAACAGACACGTTAAGTACCGGTAAACAAATCAACACTTGTAAAATATACCGCTTAATCTCGTCATACACCTTATACATCGGTTCCTTCGTGATCATCTTCCTTCGAACAGGCAAATTGTAAAACAGATCAGTCAAAACTACAGTCGTGCCTGTGCTATTCTTTACGGCATACATCAACTTCTCAGCGTCCTTAGGCCCAACCATTACAGCCCTCGAAGGCAAAGCACGCATCCAAATAGAATTATATTCATGATATCTCGATACAACAGTAACTTTAGATATATTGCTCAAAGTAAATATCCCTTCCCCTCGGAAACCAAACGTTCGAATCCCTTCAAGACTCTCCAAATTTCGTAGCTTCGACGTAAAGTTCTTCTGTCCAACCATATTCAAATCCTCCGGCGATATCCCGTGTCCGTCATCCTTAACAACAACTTTCCACCTACCGACATCCACATACACTTCAACATTAGCACACCCACTATCGACACTGTTTTGAACCAGCTCCCTAACCGCTGATCCAATCGAAACAATAGATATTTGTGACTGCAGCAACTGCAACACGTCGTCCTGCAATTTTTCCAGCTTCCCCATCACCCgatctggctcaactatATATCCAAAACTTCGAACTGGTCTCGTAAACCACCAAGTATACCACAGACTAGTATATTGGTCTCCTGTGTATGTGTATTCGTTCTATATATGTAGAAGATCATGTGATGTTAGCTTCATCGCGCTGTCTGTATTTGGCCGTTACCCTGCTCCTTACTTCGAAGTGCCTGCAATCGCCAGAACTACACAGTATGCATATACACAATATTATAGATACATTAGTGCTTTGGTAGTAATTATTTAACGTTCTTTATGAATACATCTTATTTGAAGTCCCACTAGTATAACCCgtataatgaaaataacaTAGGAACCAAGTAAAGAGTGGGGGAACACCGAATGTCAGTGtcagaagcagaaaaaaaaagatatctaAGTAATCCTTTGAAATGAACCGTGCAACAACGCCCGTC is part of the Eremothecium cymbalariae DBVPG#7215 chromosome 2, complete sequence genome and encodes:
- the APC5 gene encoding anaphase promoting complex subunit 5 (similar to Ashbya gossypii AAL094W), with product MALKDSKLYQQIQLTKWYDPHDVSGLLLVLFYALGTIDIDPEILLRVLDPTGIGAIHNYDKNLDLHLTVKLPTLEALVEFLLEADEENAALTLVTALDQIPSIHGLIQLSIFFKTRIVIDSMRDIPDPYFKRGISKKSIFYVLLSKKFRSFNDVYLSGDMNQKWKEIKSYRSEFKTCEIWDKIKSKLPAKITFLTKVFNESEENALPLPVIRVPESIQAAEVYPWLITTRERYEQIVNMELTKINTYTPPDLTIPEGLVRYTSLHQKTTFPSVLMVQYTIALLNKNYQESQDLLFRIFDYAGSSFETSQAYDSASGPLFNSFMLSHLFRACGTPQAAVKRIENVVKLVREHGSLTGVQPMLYSLFTFLKDYPHLSDNLQSAVSQLKKYFENTARNSLNSIKFLYAIESLMQLSRDAYIPQALENAYKTRMLCMLDDKSRQHENVDPLINTIEIWDKIGIKEIAPCYSIYTTRARDYSDYRGTYNEVSKALKDGNDAPLYSCNTTSWPYNEQQKIKRLRIQYMRRIGELDEAMMLVNRYVEDTRSKIPDKYWEFKFMQEKVYLLFSCGMAARSIMFIMDMINSADKCKNPYQLAQCFVLLSTALVTLRKYDVAIQLMKGNMHTVFQFNHKELEKKFLGIYIEAMKHVDPPSKGATVEQLVTLWNRHYDNSQSTK
- the MLH3 gene encoding mismatch repair protein MLH3 (similar to Ashbya gossypii AAL093C) is translated as MGKLEKLQDDVLQLLQSQISIVSIGSAVRELVQNSVDSGCANVEVYVDVGRWKVVVKDDGHGISPEDLNMVGQKNFTSKLRNLESLEGIRTFGFRGEGIFTLSNISKVTVVSRYHEYNSIWMRALPSRAVMVGPKDAEKLMYAVKNSTGTTVVLTDLFYNLPVRRKMITKEPMYKVYDEIKRYILQVLICLPVLNVSVVFIDGSQRKTIICSKNISKTVQLSKSLTSIFQNTFGAICGPENFKYVSARYQDFIVDGIISVIPVPTRDYQFIYINKQSYEDKSFYVMLNKIFRSANFGTSDAYISDVKSVGQPYSSYPVFLIKCACPNSVSDLMQHPAKVVTDSEHTSVVQPLILHVVKSFLKLQGYCVDTSGPGKATKSEAFSSMLLNNSSSQQYLVATPTTNIVLGTNTKSAKLSEREFIGRIIMGRKRQKTKVEVPVVEKVNECIEYSIIKKIKEKVFTASAKKTQSYSDIPKVEIEDESISDYLKKNDASCFKIKKSQLKDCIVINQVDKKFILLKLQPSKFNKNPLLLILDQHAADERIKLETYIRDYLINILGPFPLDQNVNCSIKIPVTSTEAELFKSYKDEFSFWGFNFTIEETTGESIMLITFVPRLVDARAKNCATYLKKVLLQHGYDLKSHKKIRASSLKSTVLPNEMLDNLQWWKYINAMPRLLIEIFNSKACRSAVMFGDTLTHEECVLLINELSKCNIPFQCAHGRPSIVPIVEMQAEENPYFGLSNKDYLVD